The following are from one region of the Penaeus monodon isolate SGIC_2016 chromosome 19, NSTDA_Pmon_1, whole genome shotgun sequence genome:
- the LOC119585122 gene encoding uncharacterized protein LOC119585122, producing the protein MSFPYQKKPRPNLSLNLSQPIVIKPQRKTGLKHTNSVCLPVTKSVHPTLHGGGASMTSRLSFSNHKSSSHPTINHASSCHHPSADDTSMTTDAPMPNQHSTKMVTSMEVASRISSSSESEEDGEGWLLLNERSKPWPEPDQSEVNIAV; encoded by the coding sequence ATGTCCTTCCCGTACCAGAAGAAGCCTCGTCCGAATCTCTCCCTTAACCTCAGCCAGCCCATCGTGATCAAACCTCAGAGGAAAACGGGTCTCAAGCACACCAATAGCGTATGTCTCCCTGTCACGAAGTCCGTTCATCCAACCTTGCACGGCGGAGGCGCTTCCATGACGTCACGACTCTCGTTCTCCAATCACAAGTCGTCGTCGCACCCAACGATCAATCACGCATCGTCCTGCCATCACCCGTCGGCCGATGACACATCCATGACGACAGATGCGCCAATGCCCAATCAACATTCGACAAAGATGGTGACGTCAATGGAAGTAGCCAGTCGCATATCCTCCTCGTCCGAGAGCGAGGAAGATGGCGAGGGTTGGCTACTTCTCAACGAGCGAAGCAAACCGTGGCCGGAACCGGACCAGAGTGAGGTGAATATTGCTGTTTAA